ACCTTGTTCCACAGCACGCAGCGCACCCACTCGACGCGCTCCTGCTTCTCCCCGTCCTTGGTCCACTGCTCGTTGACCGCGACGGAGCAGTTGGCCACGCAGGTCCCGCTCCGGGTGTATCGGATGTCCGGGTCGCGTCCCAGGTTTCCGATGATCTGTACCTTGTTTAGTCCTCGCATTGTCGTCTACCTCCTCGCATGATTATATAACCAGGCGGCGCGCTTTCCGCCCCTCTTTTTCCAGAAACCCCTCCCGGGCTCCCGGGTCTCCGGCTCTCCGTACGACGCGACCTTTCAAGAACGGGGCCTCCCCGCTCTCTGTACGACGCGCTGCTTCGGAAAAGGGCTTCTCCGGCCCCCCGAATGACGGGCCCTTTCAACGCCGGTCCTCCCCCGCTTTCTGTATGACGCCGCTTTTCACGAACGGCTCCCCCGGTTCCCTGTATGAAGCGAGTTTCCAACGACCGGCCCTTCCTCCCCCATGTACGACGCAGCTCCAATGCTCATCGGTCCAAGAAAGCCAGGAACTCCCCGCGGGTCTCCGGCTCCGTCCGAAAAGAGCCCAGCATGCACGAGGTCACCATGTCCCCCTCGGAGCGGATGCCCCTCATGTGCATGCAGGTGTGCATGGCCCGGATCACGACCCCGACGCCTCCCGGGGCCAGGCCCTCCTCGATCGCCAGGGCGATCTCCCTCGTCAGCCGCTCCTGGATCTGGAGTCGCTGCGAGAGGCAGCGAACGAGGCGCGGTATCTTCGAGAGCCCGACCACCTTCCCCTGCGGCAGGTAGCCCACGTGCGCCACCCCGTGGAACGGCAGCAGGTGGTGCTCGCATAGGCTCCCGACCGGCACGTCCTTGACCACGACCATCTCGTCGTAGTCGGCCTCGAATTGCTTCTTCAGGATGTCCCCCGGCTCGCTCAGGTAGCCCTCCGTCATCTCGTGGAGCATCCGGACCACCCTGTCCGGCGTGTCCTTCAGGCCGTCCGAGTCCACGTCCAGCCCGAGCTCGAGCATCACCTCCCGGATGTGGTTCTTGGCGGCCACGCTCGGCCCCACCCTGAACCCGTCCTTGAGCCTCATCGTATCCCCCATCCCTTGTGCTGCTGCACCGACAGCCGCCATCCCCACGGCCCGGGCCGGTCCTCCGGGTTGCGCTTCACCTGCTCCAGGCACCACGCCAGGTTGTCGGGTGGCAGCACGTCCCCCTCGAACGCCGGGCTCGCGTAGAGCATAGGCACCTTCGTCCCGTTGTGGGGTATCTTCTCCGGCAGCCGCAGCCCGGGGACGAGGACGTAGCGGATCTCGTCCGCGTCCCAGACCGCGATCTGGTCGTCGTCCGTCTTGGGCGACATCGCGATCCAGTCGATCCCGTCCGGAAGGTGCCTCGTCCCGTTGGTCTCCACCGCCACCGCCCAGCCGTCGCCGTGGAAGCGGTCGACCAGCTCCTGGTCGAGCTGGAGGGCGGGCTCCCCTCCCGTGAAGAGGACCCACCGACAGCCGTACCCCAGGCCGCGGGCCGCCCGCACGATGTAGTCGCCGGTCATCGGCTTGCCCCCCGAGAAGTCCGTGTCGCAGTCGAAGCCCTCGTCGAAGATCGCGCAGTCGAGGTTACACCCCGCGAACCGGACGAAGACGTTTGCCGTCCCCGCCCTCGCCCCCTCCCCCTGGAGGGAGTAGAAGATCTCCTTCACCGTGTAGCTCTGCATCATGCCTCCATCCCAGTGGCAGGAGTCCCTGCCGTTCGTGCTCGGCCGGCTGTCCCGTGGCGTGGTTCGCCCCGCCGCAAGAGCATCGGCACCTCCGGCTCGTGGCGCCCCTGCATCTCGAGCTACAGGCCATCGCTCTCCGGCTCCTCCTCCTCTTCCAGCTCGAACAAGGAGGCCAGCTTGTCCCAGTACCTCGCCGCATCGTCGCCGTAAGGCTCCTCCCGGTTCTTGTACAGCCAGTCCAGGATCCAGGTCATCTGCCAGCCTGGCGTCTGAATCTGAATGTCGTCCAGGGGAATCGCCTCCTTCTCCTCGTCGAAGGAAGCGAAGGACTCGTGCTCGAAGACCGCCATCAGGCCACCGGCGGCCGGCAGCGCTTGCACGAACTTGGCCCCCTTCGGCAGTCCCCTCACGATCCGGTAGGGATGCCGCCACTCCCTCCCCTTGTCCTCGGTCAGCCACCGAGAAAGGAGCGGCCCCGTGAAGATGTAGCCCTTCCTCCTGACCCGAGCCATCGGCCTACGATCCGATCTGGTCGGCCGCTCCCGACTCCTCGTCCTCGGGCGGCTCGCTGTCCTTGCCCGGCTCCGCGTCCTCCGCTTCCTCCTCCGGCTCCTCGAGGTCGTCCTCGTCTTCCTGATGCTCGCGCTCCATCCGCTTGGTCTCCTCCTCCACGCGGTCAAGGACCTCCTCGATCTGCATCTGGCGGTCCTCGTCGGTCAGGGGCCGCATCTCCACGATCTCCCCCGTGTCCGTCCGCACGATCTCGACCTTCGAGTTGTCCTCCGCCACCACGGCGCGCACCTCCACGGTCCCGACCTCGACCCCCTTGCGCACGGCCCGGGCGAGGGCCTTGATCCGCAGCCGGTGGTGCGTGACGTCGTCCTTCAGGGCGTCGACCTGCACCTTGGTCCTCCTCTTGACGTCGTCGATCTCCCCCTCCAGCTTGGCGGCCTGAAGCGCCACCAGCGCCAGGGTCCGTCCCCTCTCCGCGATCTCCGCCTCGTTCAGCGTGATCGGTAGCTCGAGCGTGTAGTTTCTCATCCCACTTCCTCCCTTGATTTGGCTTTTATGGTCGTCTGCCCGACGTGTACGAGCAGCGGTTCCCCTCCGTCTCCTGCACCTCCACCTCCCGAAGCCAGCACCCCTGGTATTGGTTCGTGGTCAGGGCGTCCTGGAGCCATTCGAAGATGTACTTCGCCAGCATCTCCGAGGTCGGGTAGAAGTTCAGCTCCTCGTTGAGGTTGGTGTGGTCCAGCGGCTCGACCACCTCCCTCATGAGCGCACCCAGTTCGCCGTAGTCGATCAGCATCCCCTCCTTGGGTCCGCCCCGGCAGAGCCTCTCCCCCTCCACGGTTACCCGGACCAGCCAGGAGTGGCCGTGCGGGTTGGAGCATTGGCCGTCGTGCTTGGTCAGGCAGTGGGCCGCCTCGAACCTCATCTCCTTGGTCACCGAGTACATGGCTTCTTCTCCTTGGCGGCGAGCTTCGTCCTGCCCACGGGATCGGGAAGCAGCTTAGTCGCCCTAAGCCTGATCCCCCCCCGCGACTTGAAGGTCCCCGTCACCTCCACCCACACCGGCTCGAGCCTCTTGAACAGCCCGAGGGCGATCTCCGCCACCAGGCGCTCGTCGAAGCTCTCCCTCGTCCGGAAGCCCATCAGGTACAGCTTGAGGCTCTTGGTCTCCAGCAGCCTCTCGAACGGCCGGTAGGTGATCTTCAGGTGCCCGAAGTCCGGCTGGCTCGTCACCGGGCAGATGTGCGTGAACTCGTCCGTCTCGAACGAAACGACTGGCGGGCGCGTCCCCATCATCTGCTCGTCCCAGTTGAACGCGTCCAGCTCACTTGCCGCCAGCGGCTTGTTCGTCTGCCTTCCCAGATACTTGGTCGTTTGCTCCATCGAGCTCCCTCCTCCATCTCCACGCGACCTCATCCTGAAGTCGCTGATACGCGTCCACCTCGGGCCTAAGATCCCGGTGCCCCTGTATTGGCAGCCGGCCCCTGAAAGACATCGTCCACGTGCCCCAGGCGCTCGGCGCCCTCGTCCAGGTCGCCGTGTCCGCCGTCTCGAACGGGAACGTGAGCAGCATCCTCCTCGAGACCCAGCCGAAGGAATGGTATCGCATCGGCCAGTGCCGCGAGAAGCAGCCCTCCAGGTACCTCATCGAATCCGGCACCGGCTCCCCGAACCGGCAAGACAGCCCCACCTTCCGGAAGTGCCGGGCGTACTCGTCCAGCAGCTCCAGC
The bacterium DNA segment above includes these coding regions:
- the folE gene encoding GTP cyclohydrolase I FolE, with product MRLKDGFRVGPSVAAKNHIREVMLELGLDVDSDGLKDTPDRVVRMLHEMTEGYLSEPGDILKKQFEADYDEMVVVKDVPVGSLCEHHLLPFHGVAHVGYLPQGKVVGLSKIPRLVRCLSQRLQIQERLTREIALAIEEGLAPGGVGVVIRAMHTCMHMRGIRSEGDMVTSCMLGSFRTEPETRGEFLAFLDR
- a CDS encoding 4Fe-4S cluster-binding domain-containing protein translates to MMQSYTVKEIFYSLQGEGARAGTANVFVRFAGCNLDCAIFDEGFDCDTDFSGGKPMTGDYIVRAARGLGYGCRWVLFTGGEPALQLDQELVDRFHGDGWAVAVETNGTRHLPDGIDWIAMSPKTDDDQIAVWDADEIRYVLVPGLRLPEKIPHNGTKVPMLYASPAFEGDVLPPDNLAWCLEQVKRNPEDRPGPWGWRLSVQQHKGWGIR
- the queD gene encoding 6-carboxytetrahydropterin synthase QueD, which translates into the protein MYSVTKEMRFEAAHCLTKHDGQCSNPHGHSWLVRVTVEGERLCRGGPKEGMLIDYGELGALMREVVEPLDHTNLNEELNFYPTSEMLAKYIFEWLQDALTTNQYQGCWLREVEVQETEGNRCSYTSGRRP
- the queF gene encoding preQ(1) synthase; this encodes MEQTTKYLGRQTNKPLAASELDAFNWDEQMMGTRPPVVSFETDEFTHICPVTSQPDFGHLKITYRPFERLLETKSLKLYLMGFRTRESFDERLVAEIALGLFKRLEPVWVEVTGTFKSRGGIRLRATKLLPDPVGRTKLAAKEKKPCTR